The Terriglobales bacterium genome includes a region encoding these proteins:
- the trpB gene encoding tryptophan synthase subunit beta: MPATPSQSVSAKPGRFGPYGGRYVPETLVAALEELERAYEQARQDPEFQRELDLLLRQFAGRPTPLFFAERLTEKLGGAKIYLKREDLLHTGAHKINNCLGQALLVKRMGKHRVIAETGAGQHGVATATVCALFGFDCVVYMGTEDMRRQELNVFRMRLLGAEVRGVESGSRTLKDAINEAMRDWVTNVRTTHYLLGSVLGAHPYPTMVRDFHRVIGRETRWQITKAEGRLPDMILACVGGGSNAIGIFHEFIPQTQVGLVGVEAGGRSSELGQHAARFQGGSPGVLQGTYSYVLQDEAGQIANTHSVSAGLDYPAIGPEHGWLRDMGRAEYVSASDSEALEACKLLARTEGIIPALESAHAVAECVRRAPNMKPYEIIIVNVSGRGDKDIGILRENIRF; encoded by the coding sequence ATGCCGGCAACCCCGAGCCAATCCGTCAGCGCAAAGCCAGGGCGCTTCGGTCCGTACGGAGGCCGATATGTGCCTGAGACTCTGGTTGCTGCCCTGGAAGAGTTGGAACGCGCCTACGAGCAAGCCAGGCAAGATCCGGAGTTCCAGCGTGAACTGGATTTGCTTCTGCGGCAATTCGCGGGACGGCCTACGCCGCTGTTTTTTGCGGAGCGGCTCACGGAAAAACTTGGAGGCGCCAAAATCTATCTGAAGCGCGAAGACCTGCTGCACACTGGCGCGCACAAAATCAACAATTGCCTGGGACAGGCGCTGCTGGTCAAGCGGATGGGCAAGCATCGTGTGATTGCCGAAACCGGCGCCGGTCAGCACGGAGTGGCAACAGCAACGGTATGCGCACTATTTGGCTTTGACTGCGTGGTCTACATGGGTACGGAGGACATGCGGCGCCAGGAGTTGAATGTCTTCCGTATGCGATTGCTGGGAGCCGAAGTCCGCGGCGTGGAATCGGGCTCACGCACGTTGAAAGACGCTATCAACGAGGCCATGCGCGACTGGGTGACGAATGTGCGAACCACGCATTACCTGCTGGGCAGCGTGTTGGGGGCACATCCTTATCCCACCATGGTGCGCGACTTCCATCGCGTAATCGGAAGGGAAACACGCTGGCAGATTACCAAGGCAGAAGGACGGCTGCCGGACATGATCCTCGCCTGTGTCGGCGGCGGCTCGAACGCCATCGGCATCTTTCACGAATTCATTCCGCAGACACAGGTCGGGCTCGTGGGGGTGGAAGCCGGCGGGCGAAGCAGCGAACTCGGCCAGCACGCCGCGCGGTTTCAGGGCGGCTCGCCCGGCGTTCTGCAAGGGACTTATTCCTACGTGCTGCAGGATGAAGCCGGACAGATCGCGAATACGCACTCGGTTTCGGCAGGCTTGGACTATCCGGCCATCGGCCCCGAGCATGGATGGCTACGAGACATGGGCCGCGCGGAATACGTATCGGCATCCGATAGCGAGGCGCTCGAGGCCTGCAAGCTGCTGGCGCGCACCGAAGGTATCATTCCGGCGCTCGAGTCAGCCCACGCCGTAGCCGAATGTGTCCGGCGCGCCCCGAACATGAAGCCATACGAAATCATCATCGTGAATGTCTCCGGACGCGGGGATAAAGACATAGGGATTTTGCGCGAAAACATCCGCTTCTAG
- a CDS encoding phosphoribosylanthranilate isomerase — protein MKICGTTNLEDARLAVEAGADAVGFVFAASPRRVTPEQVREIVQQLPDTLEKVGVFVNERAERIRTIMKGTGLTSIQLSGEEPEPLLAEINSMHTTKGQKPKLYRVIHLPEKFEAGLQVGFRWPDGDAKPDALLLDCGQEGKWGGAGKKFDWESAVPLVEAMQCVLPVIVAGGLRPDNVDEAIRLLAPYGVDIASGVESSPGKKDPAKVRAFVSAARGRATGN, from the coding sequence GTGAAGATTTGCGGAACTACGAACCTCGAAGACGCGCGGCTGGCGGTCGAAGCTGGCGCGGATGCAGTGGGGTTCGTGTTTGCGGCAAGCCCGCGTCGTGTAACCCCGGAGCAGGTCCGCGAAATCGTGCAGCAACTGCCCGATACCCTGGAGAAGGTGGGAGTATTCGTGAATGAGAGAGCGGAACGCATCCGCACCATCATGAAAGGCACCGGCTTGACCTCTATCCAACTCAGCGGGGAGGAGCCTGAACCGCTATTGGCGGAGATTAACTCTATGCACACGACGAAAGGCCAGAAGCCGAAGCTCTATCGTGTGATCCATCTTCCCGAGAAGTTCGAAGCTGGACTGCAGGTCGGGTTCAGATGGCCTGACGGAGATGCCAAGCCGGACGCGCTGCTGTTGGATTGCGGGCAAGAAGGAAAGTGGGGTGGGGCAGGTAAGAAATTTGATTGGGAATCCGCCGTGCCTCTGGTCGAAGCGATGCAATGCGTGCTACCAGTGATCGTTGCCGGCGGGCTTCGTCCGGATAATGTAGATGAGGCGATTCGCCTGCTGGCGCCGTATGGCGTAGATATCGCTTCCGGTGTCGAAAGCAGCCCCGGCAAGAAAGACCCCGCGAAGGTGCGTGCTTTTGTGTCGGCAGCCCGCGGCCGAGCAACAGGAAATTAA
- the trpC gene encoding indole-3-glycerol phosphate synthase TrpC, whose product MPVSLDEIVSAVRARVAEATKNTDLKALERDAANHTPRGFAKALRTAAAAGPAVIAELKKASPSRGMIRASFHAAGLASELFESGASALSVLTEEQFFQGSLDYLREASAAMPLPCLRKDFIVDEFQILEARANHADAILLIIAALTLEQLGHLGAQARSLGLDVLCEIHDERELTIALDNGFEILGVNSRDLRTFTVDLNAALRLGTKLPERVLRVAESGIHSANDLLTLQAAGYQAFLIGESLMAADRPGQELANLLRETKRAARKVVVH is encoded by the coding sequence ATGCCCGTCTCTTTAGACGAGATCGTTAGCGCCGTTCGCGCGCGTGTAGCCGAGGCTACGAAGAATACCGACCTCAAGGCACTGGAGCGCGACGCGGCCAACCATACGCCGCGAGGTTTCGCGAAAGCCTTGCGGACCGCGGCTGCGGCCGGTCCAGCCGTGATTGCGGAGTTGAAGAAGGCTTCACCGTCGCGCGGCATGATACGGGCCAGTTTCCATGCTGCGGGACTTGCCAGCGAGCTGTTCGAGAGCGGTGCGTCTGCACTCTCTGTGCTGACGGAGGAGCAGTTTTTTCAGGGTTCCCTTGACTACCTGCGGGAAGCCTCTGCGGCGATGCCACTGCCATGCCTGCGCAAGGATTTTATCGTCGACGAATTTCAGATTCTGGAAGCCCGGGCCAATCACGCGGATGCGATCTTGCTGATCATAGCGGCGTTGACGCTGGAGCAGCTAGGCCATCTGGGAGCGCAGGCTCGAAGTCTGGGATTAGATGTGCTCTGCGAAATCCATGATGAACGCGAGTTAACAATTGCGCTGGACAATGGATTTGAAATATTGGGTGTTAACAGCCGGGATTTGCGAACCTTTACGGTCGATCTGAATGCAGCCCTGCGACTCGGTACGAAGCTGCCAGAGCGAGTGTTGCGCGTGGCAGAAAGCGGCATTCACAGCGCCAATGACCTGCTCACACTTCAGGCGGCAGGTTATCAGGCGTTTCTCATTGGCGAATCCCTGATGGCGGCTGACCGTCCCGGGCAGGAGCTCGCGAACCTGTTACGGGAAACCAAGCGTGCTGCACGCAAGGTGGTGGTGCACTAA
- a CDS encoding DUF2127 domain-containing protein translates to MPRPAGVTLLAIINWMFACGLVILALGFFVGFRFLGAIGAMGMPAELFTAIGTFAGILFLFFAAVEAFVGYGLWNLQEWARVVEIVLFAIHLLFSIPRLLFPHMAVFLLPRLVRMAIDGLVIWYLMQPQVRAAFAPR, encoded by the coding sequence ATGCCTCGTCCGGCTGGCGTAACGCTGCTTGCCATTATCAATTGGATGTTCGCCTGCGGTCTCGTCATTCTCGCCCTGGGTTTTTTTGTTGGCTTCCGATTTCTTGGAGCGATTGGCGCCATGGGAATGCCCGCCGAACTCTTTACCGCTATCGGCACTTTTGCCGGAATCCTTTTTCTCTTCTTTGCTGCTGTGGAAGCTTTTGTCGGCTATGGACTCTGGAACCTGCAGGAGTGGGCGCGAGTCGTTGAGATCGTACTGTTTGCTATCCATCTTTTGTTTTCGATTCCGCGATTGCTGTTTCCGCACATGGCGGTATTTCTGCTGCCCCGCCTGGTCCGCATGGCTATCGACGGATTGGTGATCTGGTATCTGATGCAGCCGCAAGTGCGCGCTGCTTTTGCCCCTCGCTAG
- a CDS encoding branched-chain amino acid aminotransferase — protein MPGKDAIAARIRVECVTNSGVKEVDFTNIPFGSVFSDHMFTAEYQDGRWSEGIIRPFGPIPLSPTSSSLHYGISVFEGMKAHKSADGHPLLFRPRDNARRFQGSAARLAMAQVPEDLFLDGLHELIRLDQAWIPPADKGALYIRPVLFSSDPSLRVKPADKYQFIIFTSPFGAYFSVPVDVLVSEHYVRAFPGGTGDVKPAGNYAAALLADQEAREAGCHAVLWLDAQEHRFVEECGVMNVFFLVGEEVITPPLTGTILPGITRDSVITLLRDMGIPVREERISIDELLESHEQGCLRECFGTGTAATVSHVGRIRYRGNTLLLPPVEERKIGPAVRQKLVSIMTGREPDPHAWVEAI, from the coding sequence ATGCCTGGCAAAGACGCGATTGCGGCTCGCATTCGTGTTGAATGCGTAACCAACTCCGGGGTCAAGGAAGTCGACTTCACGAATATCCCCTTCGGCAGCGTATTCAGCGACCACATGTTTACCGCTGAGTATCAGGACGGTCGCTGGAGCGAAGGTATCATTCGACCCTTTGGTCCGATCCCGCTCTCTCCCACCTCTAGCTCGCTGCACTATGGGATCTCGGTTTTCGAAGGCATGAAGGCGCACAAGTCGGCTGATGGCCATCCACTTCTGTTTCGTCCGCGTGACAATGCACGGCGTTTCCAGGGCTCGGCAGCTCGGCTAGCGATGGCTCAGGTGCCGGAGGACTTGTTCCTAGATGGCCTTCACGAGTTGATCCGCCTGGATCAGGCATGGATTCCTCCAGCCGATAAGGGTGCTCTGTACATCCGGCCAGTTCTCTTTTCCAGTGACCCCTCGCTCCGAGTAAAACCGGCCGATAAATACCAGTTCATCATTTTCACCTCTCCTTTCGGGGCGTATTTCTCCGTGCCAGTGGACGTGTTGGTGAGCGAACACTACGTCCGGGCCTTTCCGGGAGGCACCGGGGACGTGAAGCCGGCCGGGAACTACGCTGCCGCGCTCCTGGCCGATCAGGAAGCTCGCGAAGCCGGATGCCACGCCGTTTTGTGGCTGGACGCGCAGGAGCATCGCTTCGTGGAAGAATGCGGCGTTATGAATGTGTTCTTCCTCGTGGGCGAAGAAGTCATAACGCCACCCCTGACCGGCACGATCCTCCCTGGCATCACTCGCGATAGCGTGATTACGCTCCTGCGTGATATGGGAATTCCCGTCCGGGAAGAGCGGATCTCGATCGATGAACTGCTGGAGTCTCACGAACAGGGCTGTCTTCGCGAATGCTTCGGGACAGGAACCGCCGCTACCGTCTCGCACGTAGGCCGAATTCGATATCGCGGAAACACTCTCCTGCTGCCGCCGGTCGAAGAACGCAAAATCGGGCCAGCGGTGCGGCAAAAACTGGTCAGCATTATGACTGGGCGCGAGCCTGATCCGCACGCTTGGGTTGAAGCCATCTGA
- a CDS encoding YciI-like protein produces the protein MHYLLFYEVADDYVSRRAQFRAAHLEKAWKSSERGELVLGGALANPVDGAVLLFRGDSPEVAESFARADPYVTSGAVKRWYVREWTTVVGAGAADPIKPKTGITTG, from the coding sequence ATGCACTACCTCTTATTTTACGAAGTGGCTGACGATTACGTTTCCCGGCGGGCACAGTTCCGGGCAGCTCACCTTGAAAAGGCATGGAAATCGAGTGAGCGGGGCGAACTGGTGCTGGGCGGTGCGCTGGCCAATCCCGTGGATGGCGCTGTTCTGTTGTTCCGGGGCGACTCGCCCGAAGTCGCGGAGAGCTTCGCCAGAGCTGACCCTTATGTTACCAGCGGAGCGGTAAAGCGCTGGTACGTCCGCGAATGGACAACTGTCGTGGGCGCAGGAGCCGCAGACCCGATTAAACCGAAAACAGGAATCACAACAGGCTAA
- a CDS encoding maleylpyruvate isomerase N-terminal domain-containing protein encodes MQRQPPPILTAHLFSPLEAKLLELLRSLSPEEWATQTVSPRWKVKDVAAHLLDTALRKLSLVRDGWGATTPDIRSAADLAAFVNEMNRKGVSFFGRLSPAVLVSLMEVASRESSRYHESLDPMGPARFAVSWAGESESLNWFDTAREFTERWHHQQQIRLAVGRPGIMVRQYYHPVLDCFMRALPFAYRAIPARTGSLAQFNVSGDCGGSWFLYRKEAGWRLLRSPEGDTISETTIPQEIAWRIFTNGIDRESATAQVQIRGDRVVGGHVLDMIAIVA; translated from the coding sequence ATGCAGAGGCAACCGCCGCCCATCCTAACTGCACACCTTTTTTCACCACTCGAAGCCAAGCTGCTGGAGCTGCTCCGTTCGCTCTCGCCGGAGGAGTGGGCGACGCAGACGGTCTCGCCAAGGTGGAAGGTGAAAGATGTGGCCGCGCACTTGCTGGACACCGCTCTACGCAAGCTATCTCTGGTGCGCGATGGCTGGGGCGCAACGACTCCTGATATCCGTTCCGCTGCTGATCTTGCTGCGTTCGTGAACGAGATGAATCGCAAGGGCGTCAGCTTCTTTGGCCGTCTCAGTCCGGCCGTCTTGGTCAGTCTGATGGAGGTAGCATCGCGCGAAAGCAGCCGCTATCACGAGTCCCTGGATCCGATGGGGCCCGCCAGATTCGCTGTGAGCTGGGCGGGCGAGAGTGAATCGCTTAACTGGTTCGACACGGCTCGCGAGTTCACCGAGCGCTGGCACCATCAGCAACAGATTCGATTGGCTGTGGGAAGGCCTGGCATTATGGTTCGCCAGTATTACCATCCGGTGCTCGACTGCTTCATGCGCGCTCTGCCTTTCGCCTACCGTGCCATTCCTGCCAGAACAGGTTCCCTAGCACAGTTCAATGTCTCGGGAGACTGCGGGGGGAGCTGGTTTCTGTATCGCAAAGAAGCTGGCTGGCGCCTGCTTCGCTCGCCTGAAGGCGACACGATATCCGAGACCACGATCCCGCAGGAAATCGCCTGGCGCATCTTTACCAACGGTATCGATCGCGAATCCGCAACGGCACAAGTACAAATCAGGGGTGATCGAGTGGTTGGCGGGCACGTCCTCGACATGATTGCGATTGTGGCGTGA
- a CDS encoding metalloregulator ArsR/SmtB family transcription factor — protein sequence MSSAATKSSVNAKDSQHVARYADMFSAMGQEPRLRIMQLLLSAHPEGLVVGELLAELDIPNSTLSHHLDKLRNEDLVQVRREGTFLRYTANTAALQELLQFLYAECCTRNRALKPRDIVQICR from the coding sequence ATGTCGAGTGCAGCTACTAAGAGCTCGGTCAACGCCAAAGACAGCCAGCACGTTGCCCGCTATGCCGATATGTTCTCCGCCATGGGACAGGAGCCCAGGTTGCGCATCATGCAGCTACTGCTTTCTGCGCATCCCGAAGGATTGGTGGTCGGTGAGCTCCTGGCGGAACTGGATATCCCTAATTCCACTCTTTCTCATCATCTGGATAAGCTGCGCAATGAGGATCTCGTACAAGTGCGCCGCGAAGGCACATTCCTGCGCTACACCGCGAATACCGCGGCGCTGCAGGAGCTGCTGCAGTTTCTCTACGCGGAGTGCTGCACGCGCAACCGGGCCCTAAAGCCGCGCGATATCGTGCAAATCTGCCGTTAG
- a CDS encoding arsenite methyltransferase, producing METNIKEIVKEKYGQAALRVKSGGSSCCGATAATDSCCDPITSNLYGVSQIQQIPEEALLASLGCGNPTALAELKPGEVVLDLGSGGGIDVLLSARRVGPTGSAYGLDMTDEMLALANENKRNAGMTNVEFLKGEIENIPLPDNSVDVIISNCVINLSANKDRVLSEAFRVLKPGGRFAVSDVVTRGEINEEVRRSVLLWVGCVAGALSEDEYREKLRFAGFDQVSIDPTRVYHVEDAREFLAAANVDVDAIAPQVDGKFMSAFVRATKPTAR from the coding sequence ATGGAAACCAACATTAAAGAGATCGTGAAAGAGAAGTACGGTCAGGCAGCCCTTCGAGTTAAAAGCGGTGGAAGCTCTTGCTGCGGTGCCACGGCTGCTACGGATTCTTGTTGCGATCCCATCACCTCAAATCTGTATGGCGTGTCGCAAATTCAGCAGATACCGGAAGAAGCTTTGCTGGCTTCGCTGGGATGCGGCAATCCCACCGCCCTGGCTGAATTGAAACCCGGAGAGGTGGTGCTCGATCTGGGCTCCGGTGGCGGAATTGACGTGTTGCTGTCGGCCAGGAGGGTGGGACCGACCGGAAGCGCCTACGGGCTCGACATGACGGACGAGATGCTTGCACTGGCCAACGAGAACAAACGCAATGCAGGCATGACCAACGTCGAGTTCCTCAAAGGCGAGATCGAAAACATCCCCCTGCCGGACAACTCAGTGGACGTCATTATTTCCAATTGCGTGATCAATCTTTCCGCGAACAAGGACCGCGTGTTAAGCGAGGCCTTCCGCGTGCTCAAGCCGGGAGGACGTTTTGCAGTTTCGGACGTGGTTACGCGGGGAGAGATCAATGAAGAAGTGCGTCGGAGTGTGCTGCTCTGGGTGGGATGTGTCGCAGGCGCGCTGAGTGAAGATGAATATCGCGAGAAGCTGAGGTTTGCCGGATTCGACCAGGTTTCAATTGACCCGACGCGTGTTTATCACGTGGAGGATGCGCGCGAATTCCTTGCCGCAGCCAATGTGGACGTGGACGCCATCGCGCCCCAAGTGGATGGCAAGTTCATGAGCGCGTTCGTGCGAGCGACGAAACCGACAGCCCGTTAA
- a CDS encoding arsenate reductase ArsC: MRGRYNVLFLCTGNSARSVMAEAILNFKGQPNFTAYSAGSHPTGMVRKEALQQLQIVRIPARDLHSKSWDEFAQPGSPKLDFVFTVCDNAANEVCPVWPGQPLTAHWGVPDPAAVRGSPGQIEHAFREAYLILDRRISLFLCLPLDSLDKLAIKKEIDKIGETMAPVPQE; this comes from the coding sequence ATGCGAGGACGCTACAACGTGTTGTTTCTGTGCACGGGCAATTCCGCGCGCTCGGTCATGGCCGAAGCCATCCTGAATTTCAAAGGCCAGCCCAACTTCACTGCCTACAGCGCAGGCAGTCATCCCACGGGGATGGTGCGGAAGGAAGCGCTGCAACAACTCCAGATCGTTCGCATACCGGCAAGAGATCTGCACAGCAAGTCCTGGGACGAATTTGCTCAGCCCGGCTCCCCAAAGCTGGATTTCGTGTTTACGGTCTGCGACAACGCGGCTAATGAAGTCTGCCCGGTGTGGCCAGGGCAGCCGCTGACGGCGCACTGGGGAGTTCCCGATCCTGCTGCCGTGCGCGGCTCGCCGGGGCAGATCGAGCACGCGTTCCGCGAAGCATATCTCATCCTCGACCGCAGGATCAGCCTGTTTCTATGTCTACCGCTAGACAGCCTGGACAAGCTTGCGATCAAGAAAGAGATCGACAAGATTGGCGAAACCATGGCGCCGGTCCCGCAAGAGTAG
- a CDS encoding SCO family protein: MNRGLLLLALVVQLLLSPAASYGQQRYLVRGLVLRVDRAHQKMLVSCQEIPGYMDAMVMSFKVADPKSLDGLASGAQIQFTLVVTKEASHAEDVRIVGYTSAEREPSKSRRLKTLDEALGGPGSPALSVGQAVPDFVLTDQNKRRVRLSDFAGKVVALNFVYTRCALPDYCYRLSNNFGALQKRYKDLMGRELILLTVTFDPVHDQPEILSEYAGIWKADPDNWRFLTGPAAEVQRVCDLFGVNFVQDEGLFVHSLHTAVIGRDRNLVANLEGNEFTPQQLGDLVGAVLETSK; the protein is encoded by the coding sequence ATGAATCGGGGATTGCTCCTGCTGGCTCTGGTAGTTCAACTTTTGCTAAGTCCAGCAGCTTCGTACGGACAACAACGTTATCTCGTAAGGGGACTGGTCCTCCGCGTAGATCGTGCGCACCAGAAGATGCTGGTTTCCTGTCAGGAAATCCCCGGCTACATGGACGCGATGGTCATGTCGTTCAAGGTTGCCGATCCCAAGTCTCTGGACGGTCTTGCCAGCGGTGCACAAATACAGTTCACGCTAGTTGTCACAAAAGAGGCTTCTCATGCGGAAGACGTCCGCATAGTGGGATATACGAGCGCTGAACGTGAGCCCTCGAAGTCGCGCAGGCTCAAGACGCTTGATGAGGCGCTGGGGGGACCGGGTTCGCCTGCACTCTCGGTCGGCCAGGCGGTACCTGATTTTGTGTTGACTGATCAAAACAAGCGGCGGGTTCGTCTAAGCGATTTCGCGGGGAAAGTTGTCGCACTGAATTTCGTGTATACGCGCTGCGCACTGCCCGATTACTGCTATCGGCTGTCGAACAATTTTGGAGCCTTGCAAAAACGATATAAGGATCTAATGGGCCGGGAACTAATCCTATTGACGGTGACCTTTGATCCGGTGCACGACCAACCGGAAATTTTGAGCGAGTATGCGGGGATCTGGAAGGCGGATCCCGATAACTGGCGGTTTCTGACTGGCCCTGCTGCCGAGGTACAACGCGTCTGCGATCTATTCGGCGTGAATTTCGTCCAGGACGAGGGGCTCTTTGTGCATTCCCTGCATACGGCGGTGATCGGTCGTGACCGGAACCTTGTTGCCAATCTCGAAGGAAACGAGTTCACTCCACAGCAACTCGGTGATCTCGTCGGAGCCGTTCTCGAAACGTCTAAATGA